The Actinomycetes bacterium genome contains the following window.
CGCCGCGACCACGCCCACGCGTCCCCGAGCTGGCGGCGCTCGGCGCCCGCCACGGCGGCGTCCAGCGCCGGATGCGGCGCGTACCGCAGGCTGCCGTCGGTGGCGGCGTCGTACAGCGCGCCGCACGCCCTGGCCGCGTCCCCGGCCGACGGACGGACGACCTCGACGCCGGCGGCCTCCAGCGGCGCGATGAGCGACCCTGCCGGGCCGGTGGCGTCGACGACCACGGCGCAGGGACGCCAGCGCTCGGCCAGCCCGAGCAGCCTGGGCACCACCCAGGCGGTGCCGCGGTCGTGGGCGACGACCTCGACGTGGGCCTTGCCGTCCGCGCGCCGGCCGGCCGCGGCGACCGACGACCAGGACCGCTCGGGGGTGGTGTCGGCGGCGAACGCGACCGGGCCGACCATGCCCTCGCCGTCGGGCGCGGCCAGCGCCCGCCACACCGCCTCGGCCAGGACGTGCCAGCCGCTCGGCACGTCCCCGGGCCACAGGTTCAGGTAGGCGCGGCAGAAGTCGGCCAGGTCGAGCCGCTCGAGCTCGGCGGCGATGACCGCCTCGTCGATGGTGACGCCCAGCGCCGGCATGCACGACCGCCACGTCGCCGGGTCCGCCGGGTCCGCAACAGGGTCGGCCGACCACTCGAAGTAGGCGACCGAACCTTGTCCAGCGCCGGACAAGGTCCGGGCCCGGCCGCGGTCGACCTTGGCGCGCAGATACGCGCTCTTGGCCGTGCCCGCCGTGCTCACGACCCAGAGCTGCGGCTCGGGGCGGGTCACCATCGTCGGCGACACGCCCTGCTCGAGCCTGGCGTCCTCAAGCGCCCACGCCTCGTCGGCCACCATCAGGTCGAGCACTTCCGAGTGCCCCGACTTCTCGCCGGGCGCGGTGATGCCGTGCAGGCTGCCGTTGCGCCAGCGGACGGCCTCGTCGCCGCGCTGGTAGCGCACCGTGAACTCGCCCGCGTAGGGCGACCGCGCCAAGGTGGCGACGT
Protein-coding sequences here:
- a CDS encoding terminase; translation: MAEALGTPLMAWQRQVADTALEVDPETGRLAYREVGLTVPRQQGKTTLELAVLVHRARHWARSRMLYSAQTRLHAHKKWEDEHVATLARSPYAGEFTVRYQRGDEAVRWRNGSLHGITAPGEKSGHSEVLDLMVADEAWALEDARLEQGVSPTMVTRPEPQLWVVSTAGTAKSAYLRAKVDRGRARTLSGAGQGSVAYFEWSADPVADPADPATWRSCMPALGVTIDEAVIAAELERLDLADFCRAYLNLWPGDVPSGWHVLAEAVWRALAAPDGEGMVGPVAFAADTTPERSWSSVAAAGRRADGKAHVEVVAHDRGTAWVVPRLLGLAERWRPCAVVVDATGPAGSLIAPLEAAGVEVVRPSAGDAARACGALYDAATDGSLRYAPHPALDAAVAGAERRQLGDAWAWSRRASSVVISPLVACTLASWGHATRAHLAPAMPSIYV